A genome region from Microbacterium profundi includes the following:
- a CDS encoding heavy metal translocating P-type ATPase: MSVSGSSVELEIGGMTCASCAMRIEKKLNKLDGVAATVNYATEKAKVTVPAGYEAAQLIAEVEKAGYTAAVPAPKNAKTTEATDADPELASLRQRLIISIILTVPVIAMAMIPALQFTYWQWASLALAAPVIVWGAWPFHKAAWTNLRHGAATMDTLISMGTLAAFLWSLYALFLGSAGMPGMTHPFEFTLSRSDGTANIYLEVGAGVTMFILAGRYFEKRSKRQAGAAMRALLELGAKEVSVLRDGVETLIPVDDLQVGDEFIVRPGEKIATDGVVVSGTSAVDASMLTGESVPVEVGPADAVTGATVNAGGRLVVRATRVGTDTQLAQMAQLVEDAQTGKAEVQRLADRISGVFVPIVIGIAVVTLAGWLIAGFPAAAAFTAAVAVLVIACPCALGLATPTALLVGTGRGAQMGILIKGPEVLESTRKVDTVVLDKTGTVTTGRMALVDVIPEPEMDADELLRLAGALEDASEHPIAQAIAKAATARVGAAQVGTLPSVESFANVEGRGVQGVVDGHSVIVGRESLLADWGLALSPAVAEAKAAAENDGQTVVAVAWDGAARGILIVADTVKPTSAEAIAQLKKLGLRPILLTGDNEAVARRIAADVGIDEVIAEVLPKDKVDVVARLQREGKVVAMVGDGVNDAPALVQADLGLAMGTGTDVAIEASDIALVRGDLRSAADAIRLSRKTLGTIKSNLFWAFAYNVAAIPVAALGMLNPMLAGAAMALSSVFVVGNSLRLRAFR; encoded by the coding sequence ATGAGTGTGTCCGGATCGAGTGTCGAGTTGGAGATCGGCGGCATGACGTGCGCCTCGTGCGCGATGCGCATCGAGAAGAAGCTCAACAAGCTCGACGGCGTCGCCGCGACGGTCAACTACGCCACCGAGAAGGCGAAGGTGACCGTGCCTGCCGGATACGAGGCCGCACAGCTCATCGCCGAGGTCGAGAAGGCCGGATACACCGCCGCGGTGCCGGCGCCCAAGAACGCGAAGACCACCGAGGCGACGGATGCCGACCCCGAGCTCGCTTCGCTGCGCCAGCGTCTGATCATCTCGATCATCCTCACGGTGCCGGTCATCGCGATGGCGATGATCCCCGCACTGCAGTTCACGTACTGGCAGTGGGCGTCGCTGGCGCTCGCTGCACCCGTGATCGTGTGGGGCGCATGGCCGTTCCACAAGGCCGCCTGGACCAATCTGCGCCACGGCGCGGCCACGATGGACACGCTCATCTCGATGGGCACTCTGGCCGCGTTCCTGTGGTCGCTGTATGCGCTGTTCCTCGGCTCGGCGGGCATGCCGGGCATGACGCACCCGTTCGAGTTCACGCTCTCGCGTTCGGACGGCACGGCGAACATCTACCTCGAGGTCGGCGCCGGCGTGACGATGTTCATCCTCGCCGGCCGCTACTTCGAGAAGCGCTCGAAGCGCCAGGCTGGTGCGGCCATGCGGGCGCTCCTCGAGCTCGGGGCGAAGGAAGTCTCGGTGCTGCGCGACGGCGTCGAGACCCTCATCCCGGTGGACGATCTGCAGGTCGGCGACGAGTTCATCGTGCGTCCGGGCGAGAAGATCGCCACCGACGGCGTCGTCGTCTCCGGCACGTCTGCGGTCGACGCCTCCATGCTCACCGGTGAATCGGTGCCCGTCGAGGTCGGGCCGGCGGATGCGGTCACCGGGGCGACCGTCAACGCCGGAGGGCGGTTGGTGGTGCGCGCCACGCGCGTCGGCACCGACACCCAGCTCGCGCAGATGGCGCAGCTGGTCGAGGACGCGCAGACCGGCAAGGCAGAGGTGCAGCGTCTCGCCGATCGCATCTCCGGCGTCTTCGTACCGATCGTCATCGGCATCGCCGTGGTCACGCTGGCCGGATGGCTGATCGCCGGGTTCCCGGCCGCTGCGGCGTTCACCGCCGCCGTCGCCGTGCTGGTGATCGCCTGCCCGTGCGCACTCGGCCTCGCCACACCCACCGCGTTGCTGGTGGGCACGGGCCGCGGCGCGCAGATGGGCATCCTCATCAAGGGCCCTGAGGTACTCGAGTCGACCCGCAAGGTCGACACGGTCGTGCTCGACAAGACCGGCACCGTCACCACGGGGCGGATGGCGCTCGTCGACGTCATCCCCGAGCCGGAGATGGATGCTGATGAGCTGCTGCGCCTGGCCGGAGCACTGGAGGATGCGTCAGAGCATCCGATCGCCCAGGCCATCGCGAAGGCCGCGACCGCGCGTGTCGGCGCTGCACAGGTCGGCACGCTCCCGAGTGTCGAGAGTTTCGCGAACGTCGAGGGCAGGGGCGTGCAGGGCGTCGTCGACGGGCACAGCGTGATCGTGGGACGGGAATCGCTGCTCGCCGACTGGGGCCTCGCGCTCTCACCCGCCGTCGCCGAGGCGAAGGCCGCGGCCGAGAACGACGGGCAAACGGTCGTGGCCGTCGCGTGGGACGGCGCCGCCCGCGGCATCCTCATCGTCGCCGACACGGTCAAGCCGACCAGCGCCGAGGCGATCGCACAGCTGAAGAAGCTCGGCCTGCGCCCCATCCTGCTCACCGGCGACAACGAGGCTGTCGCCCGGCGGATCGCGGCCGACGTCGGTATAGACGAGGTCATCGCCGAGGTGCTCCCGAAGGACAAGGTCGACGTCGTGGCACGGCTTCAGCGCGAAGGCAAGGTCGTCGCGATGGTCGGCGACGGCGTCAACGACGCACCCGCGCTGGTGCAGGCCGACCTCGGCCTCGCGATGGGCACGGGCACAGACGTCGCGATCGAAGCATCCGACATCGCCCTCGTCCGCGGCGATCTGCGCAGCGCCGCCGACGCGATCCGCCTGTCGCGCAAGACGCTCGGCACCATCAAGTCGAACCTGTTCTGGGCCTTCGCATACAACGTCGCCGCGATCCCGGTCGCCGCGCTCGGAATGCTGAACCCGATGCTCGCGGGTGCGGCCATGGCACTGTCGAGCGTGTTCGTCGTCGGCAACAGTCTGCGGCTGCGGGCGTTCCGATGA
- a CDS encoding serine/threonine-protein kinase, translating to MGAIDEHTTELLLDGRYRLGPCLGRGGMAAVYRAEDTILGRTVAIKLLGTADEASTDDRVHGETTVLASLNHPSLVTLYDARLDPGHARYLAIEYVDGPTLASRLSQGPLSGSEAAALARDLSEALQVVHDAGIIHRDIKPSNVMLARTSRRGSGWTAKLMDFGIAYNVSDARVTSPGVVIGTAAYMAPEQVSGAELTPAVDIYSLGLVLIEALTGEPAFPVMGKVPTALRRLSEAPEIPASIGPRWGALLTRMTRVSPEERPSALEVSQAAVVLGGGPPLEQSARQPLPPALTPILSDAQPTGPTKEITTVPGEGSSAPRPRARRLRRAALATMAIAAAAMIAIAGLSTFALAPDSAGRVASRMSADEVFTPPTPETGEPTESDQTGTEPETVDDPVNDVGEDEQKSNPNKGPGNNSGDRKDDKDDKKGK from the coding sequence ATGGGTGCGATCGACGAGCATACGACCGAGCTTCTGCTGGACGGACGCTACCGGCTGGGGCCCTGCCTCGGTCGGGGCGGGATGGCCGCGGTGTACCGCGCTGAGGACACGATCCTCGGGCGCACCGTGGCCATCAAGCTGCTCGGCACCGCGGACGAGGCGTCAACCGATGATCGGGTGCACGGCGAGACCACGGTTCTCGCGTCTCTGAACCACCCCTCGCTCGTCACGCTCTACGACGCGAGGCTCGACCCCGGACATGCCCGCTACCTTGCGATCGAGTACGTCGACGGGCCCACGCTCGCATCACGGCTCTCGCAGGGACCGCTCTCCGGTTCGGAGGCGGCCGCTCTCGCCCGCGATCTCTCGGAGGCTCTGCAGGTCGTGCACGACGCGGGCATCATCCATCGGGACATCAAGCCCTCGAACGTGATGCTGGCGCGCACGTCCCGGCGCGGATCCGGGTGGACCGCGAAGCTCATGGACTTCGGCATCGCGTACAACGTCTCCGATGCGCGGGTGACTTCACCGGGCGTCGTCATCGGCACGGCCGCGTATATGGCGCCCGAACAGGTCAGCGGGGCCGAGCTCACTCCTGCGGTGGACATCTACTCGCTGGGGCTCGTGCTCATCGAAGCGCTGACAGGCGAGCCCGCGTTCCCCGTGATGGGAAAGGTGCCGACGGCCCTCCGTCGGCTCTCTGAGGCTCCGGAGATACCCGCTTCGATCGGGCCGCGCTGGGGAGCGCTCCTCACGCGCATGACGCGCGTCTCCCCCGAGGAACGCCCCTCAGCACTGGAGGTGTCTCAGGCGGCCGTGGTTCTCGGCGGCGGTCCACCGCTCGAGCAGTCCGCGCGCCAGCCCCTTCCGCCGGCCCTCACCCCGATCCTGTCTGATGCTCAGCCCACCGGGCCGACCAAGGAGATCACCACCGTTCCCGGTGAGGGGTCGTCGGCGCCGCGCCCCCGCGCACGGAGACTGCGCAGGGCGGCACTGGCGACCATGGCCATCGCCGCGGCGGCGATGATCGCCATCGCGGGGTTGTCGACCTTCGCGCTTGCACCCGACTCCGCAGGGCGTGTCGCCTCACGGATGTCCGCCGACGAGGTGTTCACGCCGCCGACCCCCGAGACCGGCGAGCCCACGGAGTCGGATCAGACGGGCACCGAGCCCGAAACCGTGGATGACCCCGTGAACGATGTGGGCGAGGACGAGCAGAAGTCGAACCCCAACAAGGGCCCGGGCAACAACTCCGGAGACCGGAAGGATGACAAGGACGACAAGAAGGGCAAGTGA
- a CDS encoding ThuA domain-containing protein, giving the protein MTDRRALVVRGGWDGHHPVETTELFLPFLEKSGFDVRVEESNEIYADAEVMAATDLIVQSVTMSEISKEAFAGLRSAVEAGTGLAGWHGGIADSYRANSDYLHLIGGQFATHPGRPPAERPGDETDNYLSYTVDMTELGREHEITAGISDFSLTTEQYWVLHDDLIDVLATTTHPVQPYHPWHRPVTSPAVWTRQWGAGRVFVATPGHSVDVLEDPNVRTIVERGMLWASRAARTS; this is encoded by the coding sequence ATGACCGATCGACGTGCACTCGTCGTCCGCGGCGGCTGGGACGGGCACCACCCCGTCGAGACGACGGAACTGTTCCTCCCCTTCCTCGAGAAGTCGGGATTCGACGTGCGCGTCGAGGAGTCCAACGAGATCTACGCGGATGCCGAGGTGATGGCCGCGACCGACCTCATCGTGCAGTCCGTGACGATGTCGGAGATCTCGAAGGAGGCGTTCGCCGGGCTCCGCTCCGCCGTCGAGGCGGGGACAGGGCTGGCCGGTTGGCACGGCGGTATCGCCGATTCGTATCGAGCGAACTCCGACTACCTGCACCTCATCGGCGGGCAGTTCGCCACTCACCCAGGGCGTCCGCCGGCAGAGCGCCCCGGCGACGAGACCGACAACTACCTGTCGTACACGGTCGACATGACCGAGCTCGGACGCGAGCACGAGATCACCGCGGGCATCTCGGACTTCTCGCTGACGACCGAGCAGTACTGGGTGCTGCACGATGACCTCATCGACGTTCTCGCGACCACGACCCACCCGGTTCAGCCGTATCACCCGTGGCATCGGCCCGTGACGTCACCCGCGGTGTGGACGCGGCAGTGGGGCGCAGGCCGCGTCTTCGTCGCGACCCCTGGTCACAGCGTCGACGTGCTCGAGGACCCGAACGTGCGCACGATCGTCGAGCGCGGGATGCTGTGGGCCAGCAGGGCGGCGCGCACGAGCTAG
- a CDS encoding Gfo/Idh/MocA family protein encodes MTTPMRIGVIGVGKIAEQYFAQIPKLSNLELVAVADVNAERADAVAIEQNVEALSVDDLLADDRIDAVLNLTIPAAHVEVGLRAIAAGKHVFAEKPLGLNVAEAAELLRAADAAGLRVGSAPDTVLGTGVQTARNLLDAGTIGAPVGASAHWSSPGHESWHPSPQFYYQPGGGPLFDMGPYYLTTLVTMFGPVVSVAGSVGTSDRRRSIGSGPLQGTPLDVSIDTHISAILFHESGVSSTVTMSFDIWQTRAPMIEIYGTAGTISVGDPNGFDDATEVWTQDAPEWRVAPVSGGYADTGRGAGLADMARAIETGRPHRASGALAFHVLEIMEAVLSAGRERRVVELTSTAERPESVPAGSSPDRW; translated from the coding sequence ATGACCACTCCGATGAGGATCGGCGTCATCGGCGTCGGCAAGATCGCCGAGCAGTACTTCGCTCAGATCCCGAAGCTGTCGAACCTCGAGCTCGTGGCGGTCGCGGATGTCAACGCGGAGCGCGCGGACGCCGTCGCGATCGAGCAGAACGTCGAGGCGCTCAGCGTCGACGACCTTCTTGCGGACGATCGCATCGACGCGGTGCTGAACCTGACGATCCCCGCGGCTCACGTCGAGGTCGGGCTGCGCGCGATCGCCGCCGGAAAGCACGTGTTCGCCGAGAAGCCGCTCGGCCTGAACGTCGCCGAGGCCGCCGAACTGCTGCGCGCGGCGGATGCCGCCGGCCTCCGTGTCGGTTCGGCACCGGACACCGTGCTCGGCACCGGCGTGCAGACGGCGCGGAACCTTCTCGATGCCGGTACGATCGGCGCGCCCGTGGGCGCCTCCGCGCACTGGTCGTCGCCGGGGCACGAGTCGTGGCATCCGTCGCCCCAGTTCTACTACCAGCCCGGCGGTGGGCCGCTCTTCGACATGGGCCCGTACTACCTGACGACGCTGGTCACGATGTTCGGACCGGTCGTCTCGGTCGCCGGATCTGTGGGTACGTCGGATCGCCGTCGGTCGATCGGCAGCGGTCCGTTGCAGGGCACTCCGCTCGATGTGTCGATCGACACGCACATCTCCGCCATCCTGTTCCACGAGAGCGGCGTCAGTTCGACCGTCACGATGAGTTTCGACATCTGGCAGACGCGGGCGCCGATGATCGAGATCTACGGAACGGCGGGAACGATCTCGGTGGGCGACCCGAACGGCTTCGACGACGCGACTGAGGTCTGGACCCAGGACGCCCCCGAGTGGAGGGTCGCTCCCGTCTCCGGCGGCTATGCCGACACAGGGCGCGGTGCGGGTCTTGCCGACATGGCCCGGGCGATCGAGACCGGGCGCCCGCATAGGGCCTCTGGCGCGCTCGCCTTCCACGTGCTCGAGATCATGGAGGCGGTGCTGTCGGCCGGACGCGAGCGTCGCGTGGTGGAGCTCACGAGCACTGCCGAGCGACCCGAATCCGTCCCGGCCGGTTCGTCCCCGGATCGGTGGTAG
- a CDS encoding Gfo/Idh/MocA family protein: MSAPLGVGIIGTGVISQTYLENLTSFPDVRVVAVGDLIPERARAKAEEHGVPVWGDADAVLSHPDVDLVVNLTIPATHIEISARAVAAGKHVWTEKPIGMDRESTLALLREAEAAGVRIGSAPDTILGPGFQTAKRAIAEGIIGTPQFVHTAFQTQGPDLWHPEPAFLFAAGAGPLLDMGPYYFSALVSLLGPIAGVAARGSRWRTERQIRTGPRAGESFSVEVPSTVQVLSTFEGGQQGTHLLSFDSALERHGVIEIHGSEGTLVMPDPNTFSGRTAYVKPLGVLRDGMSTVQEWIDIEEQGTVVGRGLGVLDMARAIAADRPHIATGELGYHVLDVLLSAQDSAATGEYLEIESTVGEVPVVPADFDPFAATLV; encoded by the coding sequence GTGAGCGCGCCCCTCGGCGTCGGCATCATCGGCACGGGTGTCATCAGCCAGACCTACCTCGAGAACCTCACCTCGTTCCCCGACGTGCGCGTCGTCGCCGTCGGCGACCTGATTCCCGAGCGCGCCCGCGCGAAGGCGGAAGAGCACGGTGTGCCGGTGTGGGGTGACGCGGATGCTGTGCTGTCGCACCCCGACGTCGACCTCGTCGTGAATCTCACGATCCCCGCCACGCACATCGAGATCTCCGCTCGCGCCGTCGCCGCGGGCAAGCACGTGTGGACCGAGAAGCCGATCGGGATGGACCGCGAGAGCACGCTCGCGCTGCTTCGCGAAGCGGAAGCCGCGGGCGTGCGCATCGGGTCGGCACCCGACACGATCCTCGGACCGGGCTTCCAGACCGCCAAGCGCGCGATCGCCGAGGGCATCATCGGGACTCCGCAGTTCGTGCACACCGCGTTCCAGACGCAGGGCCCCGACCTGTGGCATCCGGAGCCCGCCTTCCTGTTCGCCGCCGGCGCCGGCCCGCTGCTCGACATGGGGCCGTACTACTTCTCTGCACTCGTGAGCCTGCTCGGCCCGATCGCCGGGGTCGCTGCGCGCGGATCGCGGTGGCGCACCGAACGGCAGATCCGCACCGGGCCGCGTGCGGGGGAGAGCTTCTCCGTCGAGGTGCCGTCGACTGTGCAGGTGCTCTCGACGTTCGAAGGCGGCCAGCAGGGCACGCATCTGCTGAGCTTCGACTCGGCGCTTGAGCGTCACGGCGTCATCGAGATCCACGGCAGCGAGGGCACACTCGTGATGCCGGACCCGAACACGTTCTCGGGGCGCACCGCGTACGTCAAGCCGCTCGGGGTGCTGCGCGACGGCATGTCGACGGTGCAGGAGTGGATCGACATCGAGGAGCAGGGCACGGTCGTCGGCCGCGGCCTCGGCGTGCTCGACATGGCGCGCGCCATCGCGGCTGATCGCCCGCACATCGCCACCGGCGAGCTGGGCTACCACGTGCTCGACGTGCTGCTGTCGGCGCAGGATTCGGCGGCGACCGGCGAGTACCTCGAGATCGAGAGCACGGTCGGCGAGGTGCCGGTGGTGCCGGCCGACTTCGATCCGTTCGCGGCGACGCTCGTCTAG
- a CDS encoding sugar phosphate isomerase/epimerase family protein yields the protein MALPLASVQLYSLASEFSADMHGSLERLAAIGFTTVEAFDFVDRPAEIRAAFDATGIVASTGHAPLLSDELWTPDGAIPTPEPGVVFEAAAAIGMTTVFDPFVAPERWVTEDGVADIAERLNRAADVAASFGLSVGYHNHAQEFVASFGDQSAYERFIELTDDRVQIELDLFWAQTGGQDVTALTARLGNRLTAVHVKDGVIPGVNPWGPEGSTFSSDSLDQRHPGTGDVPLAEALRANDSIHYAVIEYDHAPGDVFDDIAAGFAFLRDGGFVA from the coding sequence ATGGCTCTGCCCCTCGCCTCAGTGCAGCTGTATTCGCTTGCGAGCGAGTTCTCGGCCGACATGCACGGCTCACTCGAACGCCTCGCTGCGATCGGGTTCACGACGGTGGAGGCGTTCGACTTCGTCGACCGTCCCGCCGAGATCCGGGCCGCGTTCGACGCGACGGGCATCGTCGCATCCACGGGCCACGCGCCGCTGCTCTCGGATGAGCTCTGGACTCCGGACGGAGCCATCCCCACGCCCGAGCCCGGGGTCGTGTTCGAGGCGGCCGCCGCCATCGGTATGACGACCGTCTTCGACCCCTTCGTCGCACCGGAGCGGTGGGTCACGGAAGACGGCGTCGCCGACATCGCCGAGCGCCTCAATCGTGCGGCCGACGTCGCCGCGAGCTTCGGCCTGTCGGTCGGATATCACAACCACGCTCAGGAGTTCGTCGCATCGTTCGGCGACCAGAGCGCGTACGAGCGCTTCATCGAACTCACCGACGACCGAGTGCAGATCGAGCTCGATCTCTTCTGGGCGCAGACCGGCGGGCAGGACGTCACGGCCCTGACCGCACGCCTCGGGAACCGCCTCACGGCCGTCCACGTCAAGGACGGCGTCATTCCCGGGGTGAACCCGTGGGGCCCGGAGGGCTCCACGTTCTCGTCGGACAGCCTCGACCAGCGGCATCCGGGAACAGGCGATGTTCCCCTCGCCGAGGCGCTGCGCGCGAACGACAGCATCCACTACGCCGTGATCGAGTACGACCACGCGCCCGGCGACGTGTTCGATGACATCGCGGCCGGCTTCGCCTTCCTGCGTGACGGCGGGTTCGTCGCGTGA
- a CDS encoding TetR/AcrR family transcriptional regulator, whose protein sequence is MDSEPVIGRRGAHAKGVARRQEILDRAIEVFRERGADGTSLRRIAEAIGVSHAALLHYFDSREQLLVAVYAHAEAMRSARSAAPPTPPGVEMMVNAAIANVEVPGLVQLYSTLVAAALESGSEVSRDYFSARFARLRTSLTTSFRAQQEDGRIRDDVPAEHLAALVVAASDGLQIQWLLEPSVELEGALRSIATLLQPASGAERQGATG, encoded by the coding sequence ATGGACTCAGAGCCGGTTATCGGACGCCGCGGAGCGCATGCCAAGGGCGTCGCCAGGCGGCAGGAGATCCTGGATCGCGCGATCGAGGTGTTCCGCGAACGCGGCGCCGACGGCACATCCCTGCGCCGCATCGCCGAGGCGATCGGAGTCTCGCACGCCGCGCTGCTGCACTACTTCGACTCGCGGGAGCAGCTGCTGGTCGCGGTCTACGCGCACGCCGAGGCGATGCGGTCGGCGCGCAGCGCTGCCCCGCCCACGCCGCCCGGCGTCGAGATGATGGTCAACGCCGCCATCGCGAACGTCGAGGTTCCGGGGCTCGTGCAGCTGTACTCGACGCTCGTCGCGGCAGCGCTGGAAAGTGGCAGCGAGGTCAGCCGCGACTACTTCTCGGCCCGGTTCGCGCGTCTGCGCACCTCTCTGACGACGAGTTTCCGCGCGCAGCAGGAAGACGGCCGCATCCGTGATGACGTTCCGGCAGAGCATCTCGCGGCGCTCGTCGTCGCAGCATCCGATGGTCTTCAGATCCAGTGGCTGCTGGAACCGTCCGTGGAGCTGGAAGGTGCACTCCGCTCTATCGCGACGCTGTTGCAGCCCGCATCGGGCGCTGAACGTCAGGGCGCCACCGGATGA
- a CDS encoding DUF3515 family protein, which translates to MSRGFFALACVVGASAALAGCAPTVALNPAENANAPECAEVTVRLPDAIEELSLRTTDAQATAAWGDPTAVVFTCGLTPPGPTTLQCVTINAVDWIVDDTDLPNLRLTTYGRTPAAQAYVDTSRLSADAALGALASAVQKLPKTGACTAPDTDTDTDTSTPGGTEDTP; encoded by the coding sequence ATGTCGAGGGGCTTTTTCGCGCTGGCCTGCGTCGTCGGAGCGTCTGCAGCCTTGGCCGGATGCGCGCCCACCGTAGCCTTGAACCCTGCCGAGAATGCCAACGCCCCCGAGTGTGCAGAGGTCACCGTTCGGTTGCCTGATGCCATCGAGGAGCTGTCCCTGCGCACTACAGACGCACAGGCCACTGCGGCTTGGGGCGACCCGACGGCGGTCGTCTTCACCTGCGGTCTCACGCCACCTGGTCCGACCACCCTGCAGTGCGTCACCATCAACGCTGTCGATTGGATCGTCGACGACACGGATCTGCCCAACCTGCGCCTGACGACGTACGGACGTACGCCTGCTGCACAGGCGTACGTCGACACCAGTCGTCTGTCAGCGGATGCCGCACTGGGCGCCCTCGCGTCCGCCGTGCAGAAGCTGCCGAAGACGGGGGCGTGCACAGCACCGGACACGGACACGGACACGGACACCTCGACACCGGGTGGAACCGAGGACACGCCGTGA
- a CDS encoding cytochrome c oxidase assembly protein translates to MKPAELRLAGPAILIVAGVLTLLAGLMIGGGAVPRLISDPGAIVRWGLPTAKLLVNLSGAVMAGSAILALFALRAEKKEFDAALAMTSIGAAILTVSSGTTGFLTFLSSFNPQVSLGSEFGQQLGRFLLETELGQTWLITTIAAATITLVAYAFRGWAAALIIGLLSLAALVPMATQGHSGTLANHDAAVMALVLHITGAAVWLGGLLAVVFLRPLLEETRLRIIVERYSTLALIAFIVVTVSGVARTLASITGIGDLISAYGAVLAIKIVALVILGAIGVAHRRWFIRRERGEGSAFWSFVALELAVMGLASGGAAALARTPSPADAIAPALTTPAEIRTEAPLPAELTLDRWFTSWDVDLLWAIVAVFGIFFYIAGVRRLRRRGEDWTPARIIAWTAGMLLLVWVTSGPVAVYSDYLHSMDALGRVLLATAVPLLLVLGAPYRLALSAITIRTDGSRGIREWLQAGARSRTASLFAHPLGAACLFAGSLWVTSATGVLRWTLEDPLAHQLRIVLLLSAGSFVMISVIRPRRVRSGTFRTITALLVMLAPVLVAAWVAFEGGLIAADWFGAMGRTWGLDPLADQRMAGIILAFGVVCVGIAVAVAHRFRMRQP, encoded by the coding sequence GTGAAACCAGCGGAACTGCGACTGGCAGGACCGGCGATCCTCATCGTCGCCGGAGTTCTCACCCTTCTGGCGGGTCTGATGATCGGCGGCGGCGCAGTGCCTCGCCTCATCAGCGACCCGGGGGCGATCGTCCGCTGGGGACTGCCGACCGCCAAGCTCCTCGTCAATCTGTCCGGCGCAGTGATGGCCGGCTCAGCGATCCTCGCGCTCTTTGCACTGCGTGCGGAGAAGAAAGAGTTCGACGCTGCGCTGGCTATGACCTCGATCGGCGCCGCGATCCTCACAGTCAGCAGCGGGACGACGGGCTTCCTCACGTTCTTGTCCTCCTTCAATCCGCAGGTGTCGCTGGGATCGGAGTTCGGTCAGCAGCTGGGCCGATTCCTGCTCGAGACCGAGCTCGGTCAGACCTGGCTGATCACCACCATCGCGGCCGCGACCATCACTCTTGTGGCGTACGCCTTCCGAGGGTGGGCCGCCGCGCTGATCATCGGACTGCTTTCGCTCGCGGCTCTTGTTCCGATGGCGACACAAGGGCATTCGGGTACCCTCGCCAATCACGACGCCGCGGTCATGGCACTCGTCCTCCACATCACAGGCGCGGCCGTGTGGCTCGGAGGCCTTCTCGCCGTGGTCTTCTTGAGGCCCCTCCTGGAGGAGACCAGGCTTCGGATCATCGTCGAACGGTACTCGACGCTCGCTCTCATCGCGTTCATCGTCGTCACCGTATCGGGCGTCGCCCGCACGCTGGCATCGATCACCGGCATCGGCGACCTGATCAGCGCCTACGGTGCCGTTCTCGCGATAAAGATCGTTGCTCTTGTCATCCTCGGGGCGATCGGAGTCGCCCATCGGCGGTGGTTCATCCGGCGCGAGCGCGGCGAAGGCAGTGCGTTCTGGTCGTTCGTGGCGCTGGAGTTGGCGGTGATGGGCTTGGCCAGCGGAGGGGCCGCCGCTCTGGCGCGCACGCCTTCGCCTGCCGACGCCATCGCTCCCGCGCTCACCACGCCGGCCGAGATCCGCACGGAGGCGCCGTTGCCTGCCGAACTCACGCTGGACCGGTGGTTCACCAGCTGGGATGTCGATCTCCTCTGGGCGATCGTCGCCGTCTTCGGCATCTTTTTCTACATCGCGGGAGTGCGGCGGCTTCGTCGACGAGGTGAAGACTGGACGCCCGCACGCATCATCGCATGGACGGCCGGCATGCTGCTGCTCGTCTGGGTGACGTCCGGGCCCGTTGCGGTGTATTCGGACTACCTGCACAGCATGGACGCGCTCGGCCGAGTACTCCTCGCCACCGCGGTGCCGCTGCTTCTGGTACTCGGCGCACCCTATCGACTCGCGCTGTCCGCCATCACGATCCGTACCGACGGCAGCCGCGGCATCCGCGAATGGCTTCAGGCCGGCGCTCGCTCACGAACGGCGAGCCTTTTCGCGCATCCGCTCGGTGCCGCATGTCTGTTCGCCGGGTCGCTCTGGGTGACATCGGCGACCGGTGTACTGCGCTGGACCCTCGAAGATCCGTTGGCACACCAGCTGAGGATCGTCCTGCTCCTGAGCGCCGGCAGTTTCGTCATGATTTCTGTCATACGACCAAGACGCGTCCGCTCGGGCACCTTCCGGACGATTACCGCACTTCTGGTGATGCTCGCACCTGTCCTCGTGGCCGCCTGGGTTGCGTTCGAGGGCGGCCTCATCGCGGCCGACTGGTTCGGAGCCATGGGGCGCACCTGGGGTCTCGATCCGCTGGCCGATCAGCGGATGGCTGGCATCATTCTGGCATTCGGCGTCGTCTGCGTCGGCATCGCGGTCGCAGTCGCACACCGGTTCCGAATGAGGCAGCCGTGA